The DNA segment ACCCTTTTCCAGTATGAGCTCGAAAACCTGCCCCGCCGTTTCAGGATGAACGTAAATTTCAAAACCGGGCGACCCCGTGTAACCCGTCGTCGAAACGATCACATCATTGCCCGCAATGCTAGTCTCGATGAACCTGAAGGGTTTCATTTCCGCAAGCTGCCCACCTGCCGCCTCATCCTCCATCATTTCGCCAATTATATCCGCGGCTTTCGGCCCCTGCAAAGCAATGTCGACCCGCTGATCCTCACCGCTGGCCGGATCCCGCAGGTCTCGCATCGAAGGCATCGGATCAATCGCCGGAGCATCCGGATGGTCGACCTCAATATCGCCCGAAATGATCCCGCCGAACCACGCCTTGAGCTTTTCATTATTTACCGCGTTAACGACCACCATAAACAGGTCTTCTCTTCGGCAGTAAATGATAATATCGTCAAGAATGTTCCCCGTCCCGTCAAGCACCTGAGAATACTGCGCCCGCCCGGAACTGAGCTTCTGGACATTGTTAACGGTCACCATGTCCAGAAAGTCAGCCGCCTTCGGCCCGGCAAACTCCAGCACACCCATGTGCGTACAGTCGAAAACGCCTGCAGCCTCACGAACAGCCTCATGCTCATCTTTAATGGAGGAATACCGAACGGGCATAACATACCCGGCAAACGGTACGATACGGGATTGAGGAACCAGCCGACAATGCTGGTCATAAAGTGCACTTTTGCGCGGCTCGGCATCGGCTGCGGCAAATTCGAATCTTTGGCTCGTTTTTGTCATCGAATTGATCCTTAGTCACAAGAGTTAGATATAGCTGCATAAACATAACTATACCCTCTGTCTCCACAACCTGAGATCTTTATCCCTTCGGTGCCGCTTATAGAGCGGGCTCTCCAGAGTACCGTCTAATCGCGATCCTTTTGCCTGAGAGTTTCGCCCCCACGTCTTCAGCAGAGACTTGCACCTTCGGCGTCCTCACAAACGACAAGGACCTCTCTCGCGACTATCAACCGATTCAGCGAAATTGTAACCATAGTAAACTTTACAAGTCAAGCACTTTCTCTCCCGAATTGGCACCGCTCAGCAAACACCGAACAAATACGCCATTCCCCTGCCTGCACATCACCGCCAAAGCCAGTGGTCCCATAAAATCACGGCCCAGGATTGCTGAATCTGCTGTAATGACATCAAGCCCTAAATGACTGAAAGAACAGCTAAACCCCCGCCCATATAATACCGAGACCACTATGTGACAGTGATGCTCTTTGAACAGGCGGTGAAATCATTTTGTTTTAGCTTCGCAGTTTGACCGCCGAGAATCTGTTTCTTATTGTTTTGAATGTGTTGGGGGCCTGAGCCGGAAACCCGCATCCAATTTGGTTACTAGCTCATGGAATAAAATTATGAGTAAAGTCTGGAAAATCTGGATCATCCTGTTCGTCACGGCAGGCGTACTGGGACTCGCAACCAGCGGTGCAGTAACGCTGGTCAAAAAATCTGCGGCTGCTTCCTATCAGCAGAAATTCCCAGAAGGCACGGAAAAACACCTGGAAAACTACGAAGAAATACTCGACCTTGCCCACCAGCCAGAACTGACAGAAGAACAGCTCAGACTGTTCCAGGAAAAGAAAAACGAACTTGCATCTGAGCAGGAAGATCTACTCAAGGCTGACCTGTGGGACCTTGCAACAGGCAAGAAACAGCCTTCCGTAATAGCAGATTTCATGTACGGCCAGGGCTGGCAGGAAAAAGTGAAGACCGAAAAAACCATCCATGCCGGCATGGAAATTCTCGCTATAGTGTCCACCGTTTCG comes from the Anaerohalosphaera lusitana genome and includes:
- the gcvT gene encoding glycine cleavage system aminomethyltransferase GcvT → MTKTSQRFEFAAADAEPRKSALYDQHCRLVPQSRIVPFAGYVMPVRYSSIKDEHEAVREAAGVFDCTHMGVLEFAGPKAADFLDMVTVNNVQKLSSGRAQYSQVLDGTGNILDDIIIYCRREDLFMVVVNAVNNEKLKAWFGGIISGDIEVDHPDAPAIDPMPSMRDLRDPASGEDQRVDIALQGPKAADIIGEMMEDEAAGGQLAEMKPFRFIETSIAGNDVIVSTTGYTGSPGFEIYVHPETAGQVFELILEKGEKYGVKPCGLGARDSLRIQAGLPLYGHELSGKHAISPLEVGYSWAVKLDKPFFIGKDAMLENDKNRTMKVVRLSLPGQKGVRPVREDDGVLTEDGECIGWILSATKVGEEQIALAFVSRDAVKKEDPVGVYYLARSQGQKAKGKLDSVEPGQELEADITGTVEPRFARF